The Ptiloglossa arizonensis isolate GNS036 chromosome 2, iyPtiAriz1_principal, whole genome shotgun sequence sequence TGGTAGCTGCGGGTGGCGCTAACTGATCGCGGCATGAATTGAATGGACGCGAGAAACTCAAGCGTCTACAATGCTAAAACCACCTCTCCCAGGGGCGCCCAATGCGCACGCGCCGCACGTTTATTATCTTCTTTCTGTTCAAGTGCCATTTCATTGCATGCAGTGCAGTCTATAAAACAGAGAATGCGTTCTCAGTGGATCTCGAGTTTCCTATCACTTATCGTCATTCGTAGCGTATAAACATAACAGCACGCGGTCATTAACTTACAAATTGTTTACGTGTCGTCCCGACGGCACATGGAAACCCGTTAATATCGGCGTCGAGATGGTAGTTTCTgcgctgtaaaaaaaaaaagaggatcgAGAACCATTGTTAGCGTCGTTCACGAGTTTCGGGTCGAATTTTCGAACAGTTAGCGGGAGCAAAATGTCATGCAGCTACGCGGACGGGCTCTCGCACTACGAAAACAAAGGAGTGCTGGGTCTCGAAGAGGTAAAAACCATTGTTTCCATCCGCTTGTTTGGCGGGAGTCGATCGACCATCCGCGAGCCTTTCAACTTTGACccttgttatttttcttttttctgtctTTTAGAGATACGACAGCGTCGAGGCGTTGCGACTGAAATGCGGCCTACTCGCAGATTGGGTACAGGCGGCACGGCACGTCGTCGTTCACACCGGTGCCGGCATCAGCACTGCTGCGGGCATTCCGGATTTTCGGTGATTatcatttgtaatttttctctcgaatccCCACCCTACTTTTATGTACTTTCATCCCCTCCCCGACCACCCCGATGGCCCACGATTCCGATCTGTTGTGCGCTTGAAAGCGCCACCGGTcaattcttttaaattaatCAAGCGGGAACGGGTGCCGCGAAGAAGCGAGCGAAATCCCTTTTGGTCAGTGCGTCCACCATTGTTGCGTGCGACAGTGGTGACGAGAATTCGTCCTGAAGCGTTAATGAATTGATGCCAGCTATTTAACGATAcccttaataaatataaataggtCCGTTGGAGCAGAAATCATGGAATTGTCAAGAATCCAATTAAGATTCCAAGATccacagaataaattttttttttttttgcaataaaaGATTAAAGacacaaattaattaaaatagttTTTAGACAAGTTCTGAGCATTGAAAACTGTTTGAAAATTACTACTTGATATTTTCTATAGTttactttattcaatttttgatAGTCTTTTTCTATGCTAAACATTAAAATTCAATGTTGCacattttctttgttcattattatatgtatttcattaaattataatgGGGAAACATAgcaattacaattatttatgATTTGCATGTACTGTACCCAACGTATTAGAGGTACAAACGGGGTCTGGACATTAGAGCAGAAAGGCCTGAAGCCCACAATGAATATCTCCTTTGATgaagcaatacctacaaagacACATATGGCATTGAAGAAATTAGTGGATGCTAGTGAGTATAATCACAGCAGCACAAGACAGCCACATgctgagaagaatgcttctgtACCGACTTGATTTCTTTTAGAAAAAGTTAAATTCATTATAAGTCAGAACATTGACGGTTTGCATCTACGATCGGGAGTGCAGAGACAACACCTTGCAGAGTTACACGGAAATATGTTTACCGAACAGTGTGATAAATGTGGCAGGTTGGTATATCTTGAAGAGAATTGTGCAGAAGTTAATCTATATGTTGGAATATTCTAATTTAGGCAATTCATTCGGAACTTCGCAACTAAAAGCGTGGGCAAGAAATCACTCGACACTGTATGTAGATCTGAACAGATAGGTGGTCGTCCATGCCGTGGACGTATGCACGACACCATCCTCGATTGGGAACACAACTTACCAGATAGTGATCTGACATTGTCTGATTTGCACTCTAGGTAACTTGAAGAACATTGTATAGTAGTAAAAATGTTCATATACTGTAAAAGGCAATTATGTTTTCTATTTTGGCGCACAAAGATGGAATTCTTGAGGCACTATTCAAGGTTTCATAAACAGAAGATTAAtgcaaatgtatttaaaaaatgtgttCACATTTTTAAATGTGATTACATCTTAATCTATCCTTCTTACtaaaaatttggtgttttttgCGAACAGATGAAAAGAAGAGTGCCTAACGTGCGTTTCAAGGTTGTTCAAGTACATGTTAGatgtttaaaattttgatgctcTGTATCGACGCaagtatacaaaaaaaaatttttttggaaaAGTTTCCTTGATCAGAAAAATCCTATTTCAATATCTCAGGTTTCAGTTGacaaattatatttcatttatatgATACTGTGAATATCGGTCGCAAAATTgtatgaaaaaatacatttacagtGTCGCGGACTTGAGCATATGCCTTGGGACGACGCTGCAAATTATTCCCAGCGGTAATTTGCCTCTGTATACCAAAAAGTACGGAGGTCGACTCGTTATATGTAATCTACAGCCTACGAAACACGTAAGACAGCTTCTCCATCTTTTACATAATTAATGACCGTTTGTATAATATAAACTCAATGAATGTATTAATCGATACGATAATAATTTAAGGGTAAGTTATTGTACGATTATTAGTGTGAGGTTCGGAGCAATTAAATTATAAACGGCATCGTGGTTTTAGGACAAAAAGGCAGACTTGATAATCAACGGCAACGTTGACGAAATAATGATCAGCGTCATGAAAAAGCTAGGGCTAGAGATCCCAGAGTACGAGAGTACAATGGATCCTACACGCAACTCTGACACAACATCTAAGGAGATGGACTGGACAATACCGACCAGCAGAATAAAAGAAATGAACGTGCTGTACAAAAAGGTGTGCAAACCGATGAAAAGGAAACGGCAAACGTTCATGTATGAGAGGGAGCGAACGGACACCAAACGGGAGACAAAACCGAAGAAACAAGCATTCATGATGAAGCAAGATATAAAGACGGAGGACCCGTTGAACGCAGGTAACATGGTCTGCAATAGCGAGGTGGTTGGCGACGTGAGTAGTAACCCGGTGAAAATCGAGGAAGACATCAAGGACCAAATGCAACCATTCGAATTCTCGACGGACAACATGACTCAGCCGGATACTGGTTTACAAGTGAACGACATACTGTAGCATGATGATTTTGGCGTATGGTGATTACCAACGACCTAATACTCCTATTACTCTCAATCtacgttaaatttatttatgagTGCATATAGGATGGATGTTATCTGTATGTGAAAGAATGCCTAAAGTGTTATCGATTTGTTTATACGAAAACgatacaacaacaacaacaaaaaaaaaagtaaaataattttatcaacgGCAAACCGCTTTTATCGTCAGAAATCAGAGAATGCTGCAATACGTGTACATATGTGTAGTAGTAATTTCGTGATCGCTTCCATGTTCTGTCCGCTTTCTCATTATTGGAGCGTGTGTATGTGTACGCGCGTAGTTCTTATTCAGGATCAGAGTTTCAGCGAATAACGTTGTACCATACTTCCAACCTACGCATacatatatatgcatgtatacgcATATATATATGTGAATGCACACAAATGGTTTTCCGCCATTATCGTACATTAACGTTACGTACTTAAGATGATTTATTTAGGCTCGTTTGTAACGCGTTAACAGAGATTTTGTAGCGATGACGCGTCCGTTTAATTgatatatgaatatataatatatatacacactgtTCGTGTTTTTCTCGACGGTTTTTCATCGCTTCCGGGATTTCTCAAACTGTGACCAGTACTACCGGGAACTGTTTGTAAGTCACGGAGCGATTAAGGAAGATATATGACGATGTTTTAACGCACCGGAATAGCGAATACTCGTTGCTACTTCGAACGTTTAAGATTGAGAATCTTTTTAATAGAAAGCTCCGTATGAGCGTCGATGTTGTTTGGTCATCTAATAGTTAAGTGTCTTTCTCGTTGAACGCACACGTTTGTATAACCGTAACAGCGAAACATTTTACAGGCAGACGTTGAAACAAACAACGGACGTGAGGTTTTATCCCTTTGACAATATATGTCTCCCGAGCGACTTGGAAAGCGGAAGTGCaaagatttaaaataaaaaaaaaaaaaataagtgtaaGCGAGTCTTTCTTATATCGGCATTCGACGCTATTCTGTCGATAGCGTTTTACAGTAGAGCGCAGATTAGTgaaatgtgtaatatttatatgtacataGCGATGCACGCTTGGTTGCtcctaataatttattattttaattgacATTATTTACTGGACGTTACTATTAGTGAAATATTATAGTATTTGACGGGTAATAAAATTGTGGAAACGGGCTTAAGGTGCATTCATTGTTTCCTTGatccattttatttttattctcggTATTGGTTCGTGAATACGGTGGATCGATAGATTGCAAAAACGAATCTTGAGTTTGTCATTTTGATATCGTATATTCTTATTCATAGGCAAAGTTTAAACAAGGATACAACATAATCATGTACACGTGCGCTACAATAATTACTCCATAGCTTAAATTCTCTTAATTCGAATCAAGAAAAACGTCACTCCAAAGATTCAAACGTATTTGTCTCTTTAATAAATAGATCTTTATCGTttacatactttatacgttctttacGCAGACATCACCGATACGTTTGCGGCGCATCGACGTTTAACAATGTCTGAAACAGCGTTCCTGATTGCTCTGTACATCGAAATCAATTAAATGCATTCCTGTCAAAAATCATTTCGATCGCGACTGATAAGCTTCGAGAAACTTGGCCAACGAGTGCTAAAATAAACAGCGTCTAATTTTGACAGCGAGAAAACTGATATTACGAAATATTACGAGCGGATGGATCGTTGTACTCTCGAATCTAATCAGCAACTAAAATTTATGTCAAAAAATGAATAAGCGAAACGCGGTATCGTGTATTCCCTTTTAACAACTTTGTacgggaacaaagaaacgccgtTTCAGAGCGAAATTACGGGGGGTGTCTTCCGTGAAACTTACAAAAAGAACAAAGCTAATTTACGTTTTGATTTTCGTaatgtttctttcattttagaAGT is a genomic window containing:
- the Sirt6 gene encoding sirtuin 6 isoform X1, whose translation is MSCSYADGLSHYENKGVLGLEERYDSVEALRLKCGLLADWVQAARHVVVHTGAGISTAAGIPDFRTQRIRGTNGVWTLEQKGLKPTMNISFDEAIPTKTHMALKKLVDAKKVKFIISQNIDGLHLRSGVQRQHLAELHGNMFTEQCDKCGRQFIRNFATKSVGKKSLDTVCRSEQIGGRPCRGRMHDTILDWEHNLPDSDLTLSDLHSSVADLSICLGTTLQIIPSGNLPLYTKKYGGRLVICNLQPTKHDKKADLIINGNVDEIMISVMKKLGLEIPEYESTMDPTRNSDTTSKEMDWTIPTSRIKEMNVLYKKVCKPMKRKRQTFMYERERTDTKRETKPKKQAFMMKQDIKTEDPLNAGNMVCNSEVVGDVSSNPVKIEEDIKDQMQPFEFSTDNMTQPDTGLQVNDIL
- the Sirt6 gene encoding sirtuin 6 isoform X2, whose product is MSCSYADGLSHYENKGVLGLEERYDSVEALRLKCGLLADWVQAARHVVVHTGAGISTAAGIPDFRGTNGVWTLEQKGLKPTMNISFDEAIPTKTHMALKKLVDAKKVKFIISQNIDGLHLRSGVQRQHLAELHGNMFTEQCDKCGRQFIRNFATKSVGKKSLDTVCRSEQIGGRPCRGRMHDTILDWEHNLPDSDLTLSDLHSSVADLSICLGTTLQIIPSGNLPLYTKKYGGRLVICNLQPTKHDKKADLIINGNVDEIMISVMKKLGLEIPEYESTMDPTRNSDTTSKEMDWTIPTSRIKEMNVLYKKVCKPMKRKRQTFMYERERTDTKRETKPKKQAFMMKQDIKTEDPLNAGNMVCNSEVVGDVSSNPVKIEEDIKDQMQPFEFSTDNMTQPDTGLQVNDIL